CGGATCGGCGCCGTCGTCGTCCCGGTGTCGACGTTCGCCACCGCACCCGAGATGGCGACGCAGCTCGCCCACGCCGACGTCCAGATCCTGCTGGCCGCAGCGGCATACCGGGGCCACGACTACCGGCAGCGGCTGGCCGACATCGACAAGTCGGCCCTTCCGCTGCTGCGGCACGTGTTGGTCGAAACCACGCCTGAGGACATCGTCGACGAGGCCCTGCTCGAGGCGATGGAGGCCGATGTCGATGCGTCGGACGTGTTGGCGATCATCTACACGTCGGGGTCGACCAGCGCCCCCAAGGGCGTCGTGCACACGCACGCGTCGCTGCTCGAACACCAGCGCGTACTCAACGAGATCCGCGGCCTGACCCAAGACGACAAGTTGTTCTGCAACTCCCCCTTCTTCTGGGTGGGCGGTGTGGCGTTCGCGATACTGGCCTGCCTGCTCGCCGGTGCAACGCTGGTGTGTTCGAACGCCGTCGATCCGGCCGACACGCTCGACCTGCTCGAAGCCGAGAAGCCGACCATGACCAACGGATTCGTCGCGGGCATCGCGCATCTGGCCCGTCATCCCAGCCTCGCGCACCGCGATCTGTCATCCATGCGCCGCGGCAACCTGTACCCGATCATGGCGCCCGAGGTCCGGCCCGCCGATCCCGAACTGCGGCACGGCATGCTCGGCATGACGGAGGCCGGCAGCGTCGTCACGATCAGCGATGACGAGACCGATCAACCCGAACATCGGCGCGGGTCATTCGGCAAGCCGGCGCCGGGTTTCGAGACCGCGATCGTCGACCCCGACACCGGTGAGACCGCCGAGATCGGCCAGGTCGGCGAACTGTGTCTGCGAGGCCCGTTCCTGATGCAGCGCTACTACAAGCGCAGCCGCGAGGAGTGCTTCGACGCCAACGGCTGGTTCCACACAGGCGATCTCGTACGCACCGATGCCGACGGCTTCGTGTACTTCATCAGTCGTCAGGGCGCAATGATCAAGACCGCCGGCGCGAACGTCGCGCCTGCGGAGGTGGAGAAGGCTATCGCCAAGGTCTCCGGCCTGGTGTCACACGTCGTCGGCCTGCCCGACCCCGAGCGCGGGCAGGTGGTGGCCGCGGTCGTCGTGCTCGACGACGGCGCCGCCTTCGACGAGGCCGACCTGCGGGAGCGACTCAGGACCGAGCTGTCCGCCTACAAGATTCCCCGTCGCTTCGCCGCCATCGCCAGTTCCGATGTTCCCCTGATGTCCAGCGGCAAGATCGACTTCCCGCGTCTGACAAAGGTGTTCGATGCCTGACACGATCAACGAACTGGTGCGGCAGCACGCGGCGCACAATGCCGACAAGCCGATGGTGATCGACCCCGACATCAGGATGACCTACGCCGAATTGGACGTGGCGACCCGCGATCTTGCGGCGGCATTCGTGGCCGCGGGTGTCACGAAAAGCACCCGCGTCGGGCTGATCATGCCGAACAGTGTGGAGTGGGTG
The nucleotide sequence above comes from Mycolicibacterium moriokaense. Encoded proteins:
- a CDS encoding class I adenylate-forming enzyme family protein; amino-acid sequence: MPDTVADVLRGQARRRGGHPLLICDGDRLSYAEADRRSARLARGLLALGAGKGTHVGVLYPNGADWIVAMLAAARIGAVVVPVSTFATAPEMATQLAHADVQILLAAAAYRGHDYRQRLADIDKSALPLLRHVLVETTPEDIVDEALLEAMEADVDASDVLAIIYTSGSTSAPKGVVHTHASLLEHQRVLNEIRGLTQDDKLFCNSPFFWVGGVAFAILACLLAGATLVCSNAVDPADTLDLLEAEKPTMTNGFVAGIAHLARHPSLAHRDLSSMRRGNLYPIMAPEVRPADPELRHGMLGMTEAGSVVTISDDETDQPEHRRGSFGKPAPGFETAIVDPDTGETAEIGQVGELCLRGPFLMQRYYKRSREECFDANGWFHTGDLVRTDADGFVYFISRQGAMIKTAGANVAPAEVEKAIAKVSGLVSHVVGLPDPERGQVVAAVVVLDDGAAFDEADLRERLRTELSAYKIPRRFAAIASSDVPLMSSGKIDFPRLTKVFDA